The genomic window CGGTCGCGATCATGGAGACCCTCGACGAGGTCAGGCGCCAGATCGGCGTCCGGTACCCGGGCGAATGACCCGAGGCGCCTGAACACGCGGGTCGAGACCGATCCGTCGTGCCCGAGCGCCCTCGTGCAACTCGATGGCGTCGCTGTAGTGCCCGATGAGGGCGCTGCTGACGCTCTTCCAGCTGCGCGGCAGGACGCCGGCCCGAGCTGCGGCACCGAACGCCGCCCGCTTCACCTCGTCGCCCACGAGGTCCTGGACGAACCCGCGCAGCTGTTCGAGCCTGCCGGGTTCGTAGAGCCACCCGGTGCGGCTGGAGTCGACGAGGTCCACCGGTCCGCCCCGACCGGTCGCGACCACGGGTACCCCGGAGGCCATCGCCTCCTGGATGGTCTGGCAGAAGGTCTCCGACTCGCCGGGGTGGACGAACACGTCCAGCCCGGCCATCGCGACCGCCAGCTCCTCGCCGCCCAGGAATCCGGTGAAGACCGCGTTCGGAAGTCGCTGTTCGAGCGAGGCACGCAGCGGCCCCTCGCCGACGATGACGAGCTTCACGCCCGGGAGTCCGCCGAGCACCGCGAGGTCCTCGACCTGCTTCTCGGCTGCGAGTCGACCGACGTAGCCCACGATGCGCTCGCCGCCGGGAGCGATGGACCGACGCCAGGCCTCGCTGCGCCGTTCCGGGGAGAACCGGACGGCGTCGACGCCCCGCACCCACAAGCGGACCCGCGGGATGGCGTGCGCCTCCAGCTGCGCGATCGACTGCCGTGACGGCGCGAGCGTGAGCGTCGACCGGCCGTGGAGGCGCTCGACGTGTTGCCACAGCAGCGCTTCGGCGACCGGGAACCCGTACCGTCCGGCGTAGGCCGGGATGTCGGTCTGGTACACGGCCACGGTCGGGACGCCCAGGCGCTCGGCGGCCTGGACACCGCGCCAGCCGAGGACGAACGGCGAGGCCAGGTGCACCACGTCAGGGCGGAAGCCGCGGAGGAGCTCCGTGATCCGGCCGACCCCGCCGGCGG from Plantibacter flavus includes these protein-coding regions:
- a CDS encoding glycosyltransferase family 4 protein, giving the protein MRIAIVTESFLPQMNGVTHSLLRIMEHFADRGDEVLVVAPGAGASTPRLHEGFRVDGVPSIPLPRYRNVRVAAGGVGRITELLRGFRPDVVHLASPFVLGWRGVQAAERLGVPTVAVYQTDIPAYAGRYGFPVAEALLWQHVERLHGRSTLTLAPSRQSIAQLEAHAIPRVRLWVRGVDAVRFSPERRSEAWRRSIAPGGERIVGYVGRLAAEKQVEDLAVLGGLPGVKLVIVGEGPLRASLEQRLPNAVFTGFLGGEELAVAMAGLDVFVHPGESETFCQTIQEAMASGVPVVATGRGGPVDLVDSSRTGWLYEPGRLEQLRGFVQDLVGDEVKRAAFGAAARAGVLPRSWKSVSSALIGHYSDAIELHEGARARRIGLDPRVQAPRVIRPGTGRRSGA